The sequence ATGCGTCGAAGGCCGTAACCGTGACGGGCGAAGTGATGGCTGAGCCCTCCACGTGGATGAACAACCAAACCACGCGGCATCGCATGGAGGCGCTGGGCCGCATGACGATGGGCGTGGCGCACGACCTGAATAACTTGCTGAGCGGGCTGCTTGGCCATATTGAACTGCTCGGCGAGCGCGTTCCCAAGGATGCGCCCGATATGGCATCGGCGCTGCAAACCATTGATCGGGCAGCGAGCGATGGGGCGGCGCTCATCAACAAGCTGCAGCGCTACATTCGGCAGGATACCGAGGTGCACTTTGCGCCCGTCGACCTGCCGGAGCTGGTGGAGGACTGCATCAAGCTCACGCAGCCGTACTGGCGCAACGAGCCGCGGCGCCAAGGCATTCGCATCGACGTGGTGCGCGAGTTTGAGCCGGTGCCGCCGGTACAGGGCGCGGCCACCGAGCTGCGCGAGGTGTTCGTCAACCTCATCCTGAATGCCGTGCAGGCTATGCCCGCAGGCGGCGTGCTTACCTTTCGCACGTGGCACGACCCCGCGTCGGGCGTAAACGTAAGTGTGGAAGACACCGGCACCGGCATGCCCGAGAAGGTGCAGCAACGCATCTTCGATCCGCTCTTTACCACCAAGGGCGACCAGGGCACCGGCATGGGACTGGCCGCCAGCTACGGCATTGTGCGCGAGCATCAGGCCGCCATCGAGGTCGATAGCACCGAGGGCGAAGGCTCCACCTTTACCATCACGTTTCCGTCCTCCGATCAGGAAGCCCCGACGGCGCCAACGGCTCCAGCGCCGTCTGAAGCCCCGGCGCCCGCGCGGGTGCTGGTCGTCGACGACGAAGAGATGGTGCGCTCGACCCTCACCAAGCTGCTCAAGCTCAAGGGCCACACGGTGCACACCGCTTCCTCAGGTCCCGATGCGCTGTCCATTGTAGATGACACCGCGCTCGATATTGTGTTTACCGACTTTGGCATGCCCGAAATGACCGGCGCCGTGCTTGCGCAAACCCTGCACGATCGGCAGCCCAGCCTGCCCGTCGTGCTGCTCACCGGCTACACCGAGCCCGATGTCGATGTGCGCCACGTGCGCACAGTGCTCACCAAACCGTTTAAGCTCGCCGACCTTCAAGAGGTCATCCACACCTACGTGCAAACTGCCAGATGAACAGCAGCCGTTACGAGATCATTGAATCTGGTGTGCCAACATGGCATCATTGTGGTTCTGTATCTAGTTGGTGTGATTCTTGACCTGGGTACGGCGTCCTATGATGCGCCGGCATCTTGCCGCCTGGCTCTCCATTCTTTCTGATCATTCCCCGCTCGCATGACTGATTTCAATGCGTTCGATCTTGACGATCCGTTCGACGAGACGTCGTCGGAGCAGAGCATCCCGCTGCCCACCCCCGACGAGGAAATCGAGATGGGACGTGCCGATGTGCCGGACGAACTGCCGATTCTTACGCTGCGCAACACCGTGCTCTTCCCGGGCGTCGTGCTGCCCATCACGGTGGGGCGCGATGCCTCGCTTGAACTTGTGAAAGAAGCGTTTGAGCACGACGCGCTCATCGGCGTGGTGGCCCAGCGCACGGCCGAGATTGAGACGCCAACCTCCGAGGACCTGTATCGCACGGGCACCGTCGCCGAAATCTTGAAGCTCATCAAGATGCCGGACGGCTCCAAGTCGATTGTCATTCAGGGCAA comes from Salisaeta longa DSM 21114 and encodes:
- a CDS encoding hybrid sensor histidine kinase/response regulator, which produces MLPVDAELLIATGTADGSIVHCNDAWRSVIGPRSTPWARLSDDDAKLALTALGEAAAGTLVTNQIVSATVADRDDPLPVLLNFIPVKHEDDASKAVTVTGEVMAEPSTWMNNQTTRHRMEALGRMTMGVAHDLNNLLSGLLGHIELLGERVPKDAPDMASALQTIDRAASDGAALINKLQRYIRQDTEVHFAPVDLPELVEDCIKLTQPYWRNEPRRQGIRIDVVREFEPVPPVQGAATELREVFVNLILNAVQAMPAGGVLTFRTWHDPASGVNVSVEDTGTGMPEKVQQRIFDPLFTTKGDQGTGMGLAASYGIVREHQAAIEVDSTEGEGSTFTITFPSSDQEAPTAPTAPAPSEAPAPARVLVVDDEEMVRSTLTKLLKLKGHTVHTASSGPDALSIVDDTALDIVFTDFGMPEMTGAVLAQTLHDRQPSLPVVLLTGYTEPDVDVRHVRTVLTKPFKLADLQEVIHTYVQTAR